The genomic region GTTTAGTGACACACAGCTAAGGGGCTGTAAGTGTTTTAAGAGGACACATGCTATGACAGGTCAAGCCAGGAAGGCTCTGGCCTTTGGAGGTTTGGGAAGCTCTCCTTCTGTGGGTTCCCAGAGGAGGATTGTAGGGGAAGGGAGCCCTTTCAGAGCTCTCTTGGTGCCTAactctccttcctgctcctctctctccccttcacagtgGCTGTGTACCGGGAGCCTTCTCTCCACAGTGTCCCTGAGACCTCCCCTTccaggccccctgccccctgccatgCAGTCCCCGGACTGGAGGCTCCCTGCCCTCGCCACCACCACGGCCTGTCTCCCAGccctgcttctggccctgctctcacCCCTGCTGCCACGCTCATGCCCTGAGCAGCCAGGTCCCACCAGGTGCTCTACCCAGAGGGAGCCTAGGGGCCGGCCGTGACTTCCGGGGCTGCTGAGACCCTCAGATCCTTGGGCCCGGGAAAGGGGTCAGAGAGGGGGATGTCTGAAAATGGTCCTGGCTGatcacttctttccttccacactcacaccctcCAAAGCCTTTTCCCGAGATGGCGCGGGGGGTTCCAAAACTGACAAAGCCAGGGCATAAATCTTCTGCACCCCGGGCTCAGCCAGTTCCTGGAGCCCTTTGCCCTTTTCATGGCCACCAAGCCATAGATTTATAGGTCCACTGGAGCTCAGGAttagtttccttctttccctacTCCACCTTTTGCCTTGTTCCAGACAGGTTCTGGAACACCAGGCACCCCAGCCAGGGCCATTTCTGCACTCAGGGTCTGTGCTGGAACACAGGCATgctgccaggctctgttctggaTCCATCAGGCTTCTGTCCTTCACCCAGATGGACCCCTGGTTTCCAAGTGGAGAGAGGCTGGATTTGGGCCCTGTCCAGCTGTTGGTCTTGGCCTGAATTGAGCCAGTCTCAGATCACCACAGGTTTAACTTTCTTACCCCAGAGACACCCAATTCTAGAGCGTGATGTTCTAGACACGTACGGAGCCATACTTCCTTCTGAATCTCAGCTCTAGGACATAGACCACGACTCTCAGCCCTTCCCTCTAGGATGGAACTAGAGCCTATATAGCCATGTTATTGCTCTAGAGTAAGAGTTCTAGACCCACGCTCCCACCTTCTCTAGTGATACCTGTTAAGCAGGAGCTCTGGAAAGGACACAGCTATGATTCACAAAGAACTAAGTTCTGGATGGATCAAGAACCACTTCTTGTTTTCCCTAGACAATTTTCCAAAAATCTTATTCTTCCTATAGAATGCTAACCTTATTTTTTACATGCAGTTTCTAGCTCCTGCAACTCAGCTGGGGTCCTGCCAGGGAACAGAGGCTGAGGAAGGGCAGAGGAATTTTGGAAGGAATCCCTGGCTCATAGAAGGGCAGCTAGGATGGGGAAGGGGCCAGAACTATGGCATGACTGGACCTGTGCCTGGGTTGGGGGGACGTGAACACTTAGCTACCTCAGCAGGAATTCCTTCCAGGTCCCCTTTAAAGCTGAGGTCTTTAGGGTAATGGGTctagaatcaaaaagacaaatgggACATAGCTTTGACCTCCCCAAATGAGGAGACCCCAATTCAGCAATAAGTCCCACCCTTCTCCCCTACGGGTCAGGCCAAGGAGGGTGAGGGCCTCTTGGTCTCTAGACCTCATACACCCCTCCAGCTTCTAACTGAACAGAACTTGCTTTACCTCAGCTGGATGTCAGGTACCCAAAAAGGCTCTGCTCCCAGGGGACCGGTCTCCACTCCATGCTTTCTCAATTAAAGACGATTTATACAATTGAAGTGTTATCTGCCATCTGTGGGTAGCAGGCTTTGGCAGTTGCTCGGGGAGGGATCAAGTcccaggggcggggcgggcggggcggggcggggcgggtgggcTGGGCTGCCCCCCAATAACAGGTGCACATTCCTGGGCGCCTCGTCACTTCCCCTGCGCTGGCTGTCCTGGCGGCTCACCCAAGCGGACTCACTGAGCGACGCGGGCGGGCTATGACACCAGgggcgctgctgctgctgctgctgctgctgctgggggcgTTGGGGGCGCCGTTCGCCCCGGGTAAGTCTGGGCCTCAAAGGGGTAAGGTAAACATGAGATCTAGAAACAGTCATGCCCGGATCCCCAAGTAGCATCCTCCGTAAGGCCTAGAGCTGAGACATGGAATCCCAAATACTAGCtgggtgactgtgggcaagtcaccCCACCTGTGTTCTTTAGTGTCCTTGTCtgcaaaatgtgaaaaaatacctACTTTCCGGAGCTACTGTGAATGAGGATGAATCGAGATGATacaggcacagtgcctggtatctACTCTGAGCTCCTCCCTCAGTATTTTCCCAGGCCTCTGAGGCTTGCTGCATAGGGAGGTGCTGTCTCTGAGTGTGATTCAGTGGATACTAAGAGTCCTGGCCCCTTCTCCCCATTATCTTCTCTTAGCCGTCTACTACAAGGCCTAACCATTTACCAGTAGAAATTCATCACCCTCTCCCTGACCCATCTTAAAATACAAATGCCCCCAAGAGAAGTAAGACTTTGAGCCAGTAGGCAAGAGCTGGAGGTCTTGGGGCTCACCCCGAGTCTGGATGGGCTGGAATGGGTGAGTTGGGGTGAAGGGTAGAGCAGGTAATCACTGCACACTTCAGTTAAAGAAGGAGGTATCTTTCGAGCCGTGGGGTTTCTCCAACGGAGGCTGGAACACCCAGATAAGAACAACGAGGAAGCCTCGGCAGTCCAGCCTTGACCCCTGCGGGGAGTGCGGTCAAGATACCCGGCCATAGGGGCAGAGCTGGCGGGTGGGCGGGGACATGCCTGCTCTGCAAGCTGATTGGCTGGCAGGTGCGCGCTGGCGGGGCCCGAAATTAGGGGCTACCAGGCCGTGAGGACCGCTAGTCCCACCACTCTCTCGGCCCCGCGGCAGCCGGAATCGGGCTTCTGCTTCCCAGCCCGCGGCGCCCCCACCACCTCGCTCCCCACCACTCCCCCGGCTTTCCGGGATCCGAATTTGGAGGCCCCTTAAAGGGTCCCCGTTGCTCTTCGCCCGGTCCTGCAGAACGGAAGTGGGGATCCTGGACTTCGGTCCCAGACGGTGGAGATCGGGATGGCTTCCGTGCTGATCCGAGAAGCCAAGGAGGGAGACTGTGGAAATATCCTGAGGCTGATTCGGCTGAGGGCTGCAGGCCGGAAACCGGGGTCCCAGAGGGGGTCAGAGCGGCGCTGCTGGAGTGGGGgcgggaaggaggaggtgggagcagagggaggagcgCGCCCAGGGCTCCTGCTCTGGGAGCAGCGAGGCCCTCCTGCCTTAATCTAGCCTCTGTCCGCACGCTGTAGGAACTCGCTGAGTACGAGAAACTCTCAGACCAGGTGAAGATCAGTGAAGAAGGTACGGGCCCAACACCTGAGTCCTGACGGAGGCTGGGGTGGAAGTGACGGATGGGTTCCCCAGGCAGTAACTCCAGACTGGGCACACACCCAGGCCTTCTGTCTCTATCTCTTTGTCACAACTCCGATCTCTGCAGCCCTGAGAGCAGATGGCTTTGGAGAGAATCCTTTCTATCACTGTTTGGTAGCAGAGATTCTTCCTGTCCCCGGGGAGCCACAGGGTAAGAGCACCCCTATCTCAGAGGTGCCCTCTCCAGTCAGCCTCAAAGGTCTCTCCCCCAGGTGCCCAGCGGCCtgacccttctttttttctctctcagggcCCTGTGTGGTGGGCTATGGGCTATACTACTTCACCTACAGCACATGGAAGGGACGAAACATTTATCTGGAAGGCATCTACGTGAAGCCAGAGTATCGGGGtactgggcagaggccaggctgggagaaaaGCAACCCATAGACTGGACCACCATCCCTTGCCTCTTAATCCTAGCCTATGGTCTTTTCTGATCCCCTTCAACTCAGACAAtccctctttttgtctttttctccccacATCAGGTCAGGGGATTGGCtccaaaataatcaaaaaagtGGCTGAGGTGAGGAGAGGGATGGAGCTACAAGCTGGGCGCTGGCAAAGCAAAGCTGTATGGGAGGCACCTGGGTTGAATGGAGGGCGagaaagtcttttcctttttgacccaggaaAGTGAGTGGTGTCTTCTCCCACAGGTGGCCCTGGATAAGGGCCGCTCCCAGTTCCGCCTGGCAGTCCTAGACTGGAACAAGGGGGCTATGGACTTGTATAAGGCCCTAGGAGCCCAAGATCTGACGGAAGCTGAAGGTTGGCACTGCTTTCGCTTTGAAGGAGAGGCGATGAGGGAGTTGGCAGGAAAGTGACGCCATCCCTTGGGGATCTCCATTTCAGCTTCTTCATCCCCA from Balaenoptera acutorostrata unplaced genomic scaffold, mBalAcu1.1 scaffold_774, whole genome shotgun sequence harbors:
- the LOC130706823 gene encoding thialysine N-epsilon-acetyltransferase-like isoform X1, which encodes MTPGALLLLLLLLLGALGAPFAPERKWGSWTSVPDGGDRDGFRADPRSQGGRLWKYPEADSAEGCRPETGVPEGELAEYEKLSDQVKISEEALRADGFGENPFYHCLVAEILPVPGEPQGPCVVGYGLYYFTYSTWKGRNIYLEGIYVKPEYRGQGIGSKIIKKVAEVALDKGRSQFRLAVLDWNKGAMDLYKALGAQDLTEAEGWHCFRFEGEAMRELAGK
- the LOC130706823 gene encoding thialysine N-epsilon-acetyltransferase-like isoform X5: MASVLIREAKEGDCGNILRLIRLRELAEYEKLSDQVKISEEALRADGFGENPFYHCLVAEILPVPGEPQGPCVVGYGLYYFTYSTWKGRNIYLEGIYVKPEYRGQGIGSKIIKKVAEVALDKGRSQFRLAVLDWNKGAMDLYKALGAQDLTEAEGWHCFRFEGEAMRELAGK
- the LOC130706823 gene encoding thialysine N-epsilon-acetyltransferase-like isoform X2, with the translated sequence MTPGALLLLLLLLLGALGAPFAPERKWGSWTSVPDGGDRDGFRADPRSQGGRLWKYPEADSAEGCRPETGVPEGELAEYEKLSDQVKISEEALRADGFGENPFYHCLVAEILPVPGEPQGPCVVGYGLYYFTYSTWKGRNIYLEGIYVKPEYRGQGIGSKIIKKVAEVALDKGRSQFRLAVLDWNKGAMDLYKALGAQDLTEAEASSSPPAQAVLRDCLH
- the LOC130706823 gene encoding uncharacterized protein LOC130706823 isoform X4 — protein: MTPGALLLLLLLLLGALGAPFAPERKWGSWTSVPDGGDRDGFRADPRSQGGRLWKYPEADSAEGCRPETGVPEGELAEYEKLSDQVKISEEGQGIGSKIIKKVAEVALDKGRSQFRLAVLDWNKGAMDLYKALGAQDLTEAEGWHCFRFEGEAMRELAGK
- the LOC130706823 gene encoding thialysine N-epsilon-acetyltransferase-like isoform X6 is translated as MASVLIREAKEGDCGNILRLIRLRELAEYEKLSDQVKISEEALRADGFGENPFYHCLVAEILPVPGEPQGQGIGSKIIKKVAEVALDKGRSQFRLAVLDWNKGAMDLYKALGAQDLTEAEGWHCFRFEGEAMRELAGK
- the LOC130706823 gene encoding thialysine N-epsilon-acetyltransferase-like isoform X3 codes for the protein MTPGALLLLLLLLLGALGAPFAPERKWGSWTSVPDGGDRDGFRADPRSQGGRLWKYPEADSAEGCRPETGVPEGELAEYEKLSDQVKISEEALRADGFGENPFYHCLVAEILPVPGEPQGQGIGSKIIKKVAEVALDKGRSQFRLAVLDWNKGAMDLYKALGAQDLTEAEGWHCFRFEGEAMRELAGK